CCCCTTTACAGCACCAAGGGGTTTGGGGTGGGGTTAGGCTTGCCGGTGGTAAAAGAAATCATGAAGCAGCATCACGGTGAAATTGAGATTATCAGTCACGTTGGCCAGGGCACCCAAATAATTTTATGGCTTCCCTTGGCGCCTTAGCAGTTGCATCCTTGCTTTTTGGACAAGAAACACACCCAAATACTTTACTTGAACAGACAAGAGATCAAGATTAAATGAAACCATTAAGAATTTTTATTGTTGACGACAACCAGGATTTTGCCGAAAGCCTGGCCGATATTCTGGCAGAAGAAGGGTATCAAGTTGACCTGGCTTTTGACGGCGAAACCGCCATCGAAAAATTTCGTCGGCAAAACTACGACCTTACCTTTATGGATGTCAGGCTCCCCGGCATGAATGGCCTGGAGAGCTTTTTTGAAATTCGCCGGATCAATCCCCAAGCCAAAGTGGTGATGATGACCGGCTACAGTGTGGAACAACTCTTAAGCCAGGCTATTAAAAACGGCGCGATGGGCGTGTTGCATAAACCACTTGAGATCTCCAAATTGTTGGCTTTACTGGAAAAAGTAAAGCCAAACGGCATCATTCTTCTGGCCGACGACGATCAAGATTTTATTGACAGCCTGGAAGAATTTTTAGCAGCATCCGGCTATCTGGTGGTGGTGGCTCACACCGGCCAGGAAGCGGTAGATAGAATATTGGCCAATAATATTGACCTTTTGATTCTTGACCTAAAGCTGCCCGTTCTGAGCGGTTTGGAAGTCTACCTGACCCTAAAGAAACATAATCGCGTTTTACCCACCATCATTATTACCGGTTATGCCGTTGAAGAAGCCGCCAATATTGATAAACTAAAAACAATGTCGGTTTCCGGTTGTTTTATCAAACCCTTTGATCCCAAAGATTTATTACAAGCTATCAGAAGTATTACAGATGAAAAAAACTAAATCTTCCCCCCTTGGTCTTGTTGAACAGAAACTTGGCCTGCCTGGGCAGCGCCGCGTGCTGATTGTAGACGACGATATTGATTTTGCCGACTCATTGCACGATCTTTTGGAAGCAGAAGACTATCTGACTAAAATTGCCAATAATAGCAATGATGCGTTGTTAGAAGCTAAAGCCTTTGTTCCTGATGTGGCCTTGCTCGATATTAGGCTGGGCCAGGCCAGCGGGCTTGATCTGTTAACCATACTCAAACAAAAATATCCCCCCCTGCTGTGCATTATCATGACGGCCTACGCCAACGTTGAAAACGCCGTAAGAGCCTTACAATATGGGGCTTATGATTATTTGCGCAAACCCATATTTCCCGAGGAATTAACCGCCACCCTGAACCGTTGTTTTGAGAAGATTGAGTTAGAACAAAAAAACCAACAAGCGTTTGTGGCTTTGCAAGCCAGCGAAGAACGTTACCGCTCAATTTTTGAAAATGCCCTGGAGGGAATTTTCCGTTACAAACCCGGAGAGGGGTTTATTGACGCCAACCCGGCGTTGGTGCAAATGTTGGGCTATGGCTCTAAAGCAGAAGTGCTTGCCCTGAACCTGGAAAAAGAGGTTTATGTGCATGCGGATCAATTTCAATCTGTCCTTGACCAGATCCAGGCCAGAAAGATGATAAAAAGTTTCGAATTAGTCTGGCAAAAGAAAAATGGCAAACACATTACCATTAATCTCAATGGCCGGGTTATCCAAAATGCGCAAG
This portion of the Anaerolineae bacterium genome encodes:
- a CDS encoding response regulator, encoding MKPLRIFIVDDNQDFAESLADILAEEGYQVDLAFDGETAIEKFRRQNYDLTFMDVRLPGMNGLESFFEIRRINPQAKVVMMTGYSVEQLLSQAIKNGAMGVLHKPLEISKLLALLEKVKPNGIILLADDDQDFIDSLEEFLAASGYLVVVAHTGQEAVDRILANNIDLLILDLKLPVLSGLEVYLTLKKHNRVLPTIIITGYAVEEAANIDKLKTMSVSGCFIKPFDPKDLLQAIRSITDEKN